One window from the genome of Pungitius pungitius chromosome 14, fPunPun2.1, whole genome shotgun sequence encodes:
- the eml5 gene encoding echinoderm microtubule-associated protein-like 5 isoform X2 codes for MADRTAPNCHLRLEWVYGYRGHQCRNNLYYTAAKEIVYFVAGVGVVYNTREHKQKFYLGHNDDIISLALHPERVLVATGQVGKEPYICVWDSYTVQTVSILKDVHSHGIACLAFDLEGQCLVSVGLDSKNTICVWDWRRGKVLAAAPGHTDRIFDISWDLYQPSKLVSCGVKHIKFWSLCGNALTPKRGVFGKTGDLQTILCLACAKDEVTYSGALNGDIYVWKGINLMKTVQGAHGSGIFSMNVCEEGFATGGRDGCVRLWDLNFKPITLIDLRETDQGYKGLSVRSVCWRGDHILVGTQDSEIFEVVVHDRTKPFLIMQGHCEGELWALAVHPTKPLAMTGSDDRSVRIWSLIDHALIARCNMEEPIRCAAVSTDGIHLALGMKDGSFTVLRVRDMTEVVHIKDRKEAIHELKYSPDGAHLAVGSNDNSVDIYGVVQRYKKVGECTGSNSFITHMDWSTDSKYLQINDGSGRRLFYRMPSGKEVSNREELKLVQWASWTCVLGPEVNGISPKYSDINDINSVDANFNNQVLVTADDYGLVKLLRYPCIKKGAKFKKYLGHSAHITNARWSHDYQWVITIGGADHSVFQWKFVPERKSKEAVHIAPQETLADSNSEESDSDQSDVPEMDSEIEQETQHTYRRQVYKEDLPQLKEQCKEKHRATAMKKKERAPGSGVKLHFIHGYRGYDCRSNLFYTQTGEIVYHVAAIGVVYNRQQNTQRFYMGHDDDILCLAIHPLKDFVATGQVGRDSSIHIWDTESLKPMSVLRGFHQLGVCALDFSADGKRLASVGLDDNHTIVLWDWRKGEKLSTMRGSKDKIFVVKINPYLPDKLITAGVKHMKFWHKAGGGLIGRKGNMGKMETMMCAVYGWSEEMVFSGTCTGDICIWRDMFLMKTVKAHDGPAFSVHALEKGFVTGGKDGIVALWDDTFERCLKTYAIKRAVLAPGSKGLLLEDNPSIRAISLGHGHILVGTKNGEILEVDKSGPITLLVQGHMEGEVWGLATHPHLPLCATVSDDKTLRIWDLSPSHCMLAVRKLRKGGRCCCFSPDGKALAVGLNDGSFLIVNADTLEDLVSFHHRKDIISDIRFSPGSGKYLAVASGDTFVDIYNVMSSKRVGVCKGCLNYITHLDWDKRGKLLQVNTGGKEQFFFEAPRGKKQTIPATEVEKINWSTWTCVLGSSVEGIWPLINEVTEVTAACLSNDKKVLATGDDLGYVKLFRYPVRGKYAKFKRYVAHSTLVTNVRWTHDDGLLVTVGGGDTCLMIWAHEPEGHREIRQCDSEESDVESEDDGGYDSDVTRENEINYTIKALSTNMRPMTGLKPHLQLKEPSVDERQGVVRPPVSRALPQPEKLQTNNVGKKKRPIEDLVLELVFGYRGNDCRNNVHYLNDGADIIYHTASVGIVLNLTTSCQSFYAEHSDDILCLTINQHPKFPNVVATGQVGDTGDMSATSPSIHVWDAMTKQTLSVLRCFHSGGVCSVSFSATGKLLLSVGLDPEHTVTIWKWQEGAKVATRVGHTQRIFVAEFRPDSDTHFVSVGIKHVRFWTLAGRALLCKKGVLSSIEDARMQTMLSVAFGANNLTFTGTISGDVCVWKEHILVRIVAKAHTGPVFTMYTTLRDGLIVTGGKERPSKEGGALKLWDQELKRCRAFRLETGQVIDCVRSVCRGKGKILVGTRNAEIIEVGEKNAACNILVNGHMDGPIWGLGAHPSRDVFLSAAEDGTVRLWDILEKKMLNKVNLGHPARTISYSPEGDMVAIGMKNGEFIILLVASLKIWGKKRDRRSPIQDIRFSPNSRYLAVGSTESAVDFYDLTLGPQLNRINSCRDIPSFVMQMDFSADSTYVQISTGAYKRLVYEVPSGKQVTEQPHIDRITWATWTSVLGDEVVGIWSRNTDKADVTCACVSHSGLNIATGDDFGMVKLFDFPCPEKFGKHKRFLGHSAHLTNVRFTTGDRFVVSSGGDDRSVFVWRCVHAAH; via the exons TTTAGCGCTTCATCCGGAGCGCGTGTTGGTGGCCACAGGACAGGTGGGCAAGGAGCCTTACATCTGCGTATGGGACTCCTACACCGTGCAGACCGTGTCCATCCTGAAGGATGTGCACTCGCATGGCATCGCGTGCCTGGCCTTCGACCTGGAGGGGCAG TGCCTGGTGTCCGTGGGTTTGGactctaaaaacacaatctgcGTGTGGgactggaggagaggaaaggttcTGGCAGCCGCTCCCGGTCACACAGACAGA ATATTTGACATATCATGGGATTTGTACCAGCCAAGCAAGCTTGTAAGCTGTGGTGTCAAACATATCAAG ttttggAGCTTATGCGGCAATGCTCTCACCCCCAAACGTGGTGTTTTCGGCAAAACGGGGGATCTCCAAACCATCCTCTGCCTCGCCTGTGCCAAGGACGAGGTCACGTATTCAGGTGCCTTGAATGGCGACATCTACGTGTGGAAAGGGATCAATCTGATGAAGACAGTGCAAGGAGCTCACGGG TCAGGGATTTTCAGCATGAATGTCTGTGAAGAGGGCTTTGCCACCGGGGGCCGAGATGGCTGCGTCCGGCTGTGGGATCTCAACTTCAAACCAATTACGCTCATTGATCTCAGGGAAACAGACCAAGGGTACAAAG GGCTGTCTGTGCGCAGCGTGTGCTGGCGTGGAGATCACATCCTGGTGGGCACGCAAGACAGCGAGATCTTTGAGGTGGTGGTCCACGACCGCACGAAGCCCTTCCTCATCATGCAGGGTCACTGTGAGGGGGAGCTGTGGGCTCTGGCTGTCCACCCCACCAAGCCTCTGGCCATGACGGGAAGTGATGATCGATCAGTCAG GATATGGAGTCTCATAGATCACGCGCTGATAGCTCGCTGTAACATGGAGGAGCCTATCCGCTGTGCAGCCGTCAGCACGGATGGCATCCACCTGGCCCTGGGGATGAAGGACGGCTCCTTCACCGTTCTCCGAGTCAG AGACATGACAGAGGTGGTCCACATAAAGGACAGGAAGGAAGCCATCCACGAGTTGAAGTATTCCCCCGACGGGGCCCACTTGGCTGTCGGCTCTAACGATAATTCAGTGGACATCTACGGGGTGGTGCAGAGGTACAAGAAGGTGGGCGAGTGCACTGGCTCCAACAGCTTCATCACGCACATGGACTGGTCCACGGACAGCAAGTATCTTCAGATCAACGACGGCAGCGGCAGGAGGCTTTTCTACAGGATGCCaa GTGGGAAGGAGGTGAGCAACAGGGAAGAGCTGAAGTTGGTGCAGTGGGCCTCATGGACGTGTGTATTGGGCCCGGAGGTCAATGGAATATCGCCCAAGTACTCAGACATCAATGACATTAACTCTGTAGACGCAAACTTCAACAATCAAGTCTTAGTGACAGCTGACGACTACGGATTAGTGAAACTTTTACGATATCCATgtataaaaaaag gtgcaaaatttaaaaaatatttaggtCATTCAGCCCACATAACCAACGCCAGATGGTCACATGACTACCAGTGGGTCATAACTATCGGTGGTGCTGATCACTCTGTGTTCCAGTGGAAGTTTGTTCCTGAAAGAAAGTCTAAAGAGGCTGTGCATATAGCGCCGCAAG AGACCTTGGCGGACTCTAACAGTGAAGAGTCGGACTCTGATCAGTCAGACGTTCCCGAGATGGACTCAGAAATCGAGCAGGAGACTCAGCATACGTATCGACGGCAG GTTTATAAAGAAGATCTACCTCAGCTCAAGGAGCAGTGCAAAGAGAAGCATCGAGCAACCGCCATGAAGAAGAAAGAGCGAGCGCCGGGCAGCGGGGTGAAGCTGCACTTCATTCACGG CTACAGGGGCTATGACTGCAGAAGCAACCTGTTCTACACTCAGACCGGGGAGATCGTCTACCATGTTGCTGCCATCGGGGTTGTGTACAACAGGCAGCAGAATACCCAACGTTTCTACATGGGCCATGATGATGACATCCTCTGTCTGGCCATCCACCCCCTCAAGGACTTTGTAGCGACAGGACAA GTCGGCAGAGATTCCTCCATCCACATATGGGACACAGAATCCTTAAAACCCATGTCTGTGTTGAGGGGTTTCCACCAACTGGGAGTGTGCGCTCTGGACTTTTCAG CGGATGGCAAGCGGCTGGCCTCGGTGGGCCTGGACGACAATCACACCATCGTGCTGTGGGactggaggaagggggagaagcTCTCCACCATGCG GGGCAGCAAGGACAAGATATTCGTCGTCAAAATAAATCCCTACCTACCCGACAAGCTCATTACAGCCGGTGTGAAGCACATGAAGTTTTGGCATAAGGCTG GTGGGGGTCTAATTGGCCGCAAGGGGAACATGGGGAAGATGGAGACAATGATGTGTGCTGTGTACGGCTGGTCCGAGGAGATGGTCTTTTCAGGCACATGCACGGGGGACATTTGCATCTGGAGGGACATGTTCCTGATGAAAACCGTCAAGGCTCACGACGGCCCCGCTTTCAGCGTGCACGCTCTCGAAAAG GGATTCGTGACCGGTGGGAAGGATGGCATAGTCGCTCTGTGGGACGACACTTTCGAGAGATGCCTGAAGACCTACGCCATCAAGCGGGCGGTCCTAGCTCCGGGCTCCAAAG GGTTGCTCTTGGAGGACAACCCCTCTATACGTGCCATATCCCTGGGCCATGGCCACATCCTGGTGGGGACAAAGAACGGAGAGATCTTGGAGGTGGACAAGAGTGGGCCCATCACTCTGCTGGTCCAG GGTCACATGGAAGGTGAGGTTTGGGGCCTGGCCACTCAtccccacctccctctctgCGCCACCGTCAGCGACGATAAAACCCTGCGCATATGGGACCTTTCGCCCAGCCACTGCATGCTGGCCGTACGCAAGCTCAGAAAAG gcggccgctgctgctgcttctccccGGATGGCAAAGCTTTGGCGGTGGGCCTGAATGACGGCAGCTTCCTCATTGTGAACGCGGATACCCTGGAGGACCTGGTGTCCTTCCACCACCGCAAGGACATCATCTCCGATATCCGGTTCTCTCCAG GTTCTGGGAAATACCTCGCAGTTGCCTCAGGAGACACTTTTGTGGACATCTACAACGTGATGAGCAGCAAACGGGTCGGGGTGTGCAAAGGATGCCTCAACTACATTACCCATCTGGACTGGGACAAGCGAG GAAAACTGCTCCAGGTCAACACAGGTGGCAAAGAGCAGTTTTTTTTCGAGGCTCCCCGTGGCAAGAAGCAGACCATCCCGGCTACAGAG GTGGAAAAGATCAACTGGAGCACGTGGACATGTGTCCTGGGATCGTCTGTTGAGGGCATCTGGCCTTTGATCAACGAGGTCACCGAGGTGACAGCCGCCTGCCTTAGCAACGACAAGAAGGTGCTAGCGACCGGAGACGACTTGGGATACGTCAAGCTCTTCAGATACCCCGTCAGG GGGAAGTACGCAAAGTTCAAACGCTACGTGGCCCACAGCACGCTCGTCACCAACGTGAGATGGACCCACGACGACGGCCTCTTGGTGACGGTCGGCGGGGGCGACACGTGTCTCATGATCTGGGCCCACGAGCCCGAGGGCCACCGGGAAATCAGACAGTGTGACAGCGAAGAGTCGGACGTCGAGAGCGAGGATGATGGAG GTTATGACAGTGATGTGACGAGGGAGAACGAGATCAACTACACCATCAAGGCCTTGTCCACCAACATGCGACCCATGACCGGCTTGAAGCCCCACCTGCAGCTCAAAGAGCCCTCTGTGGACGAAAG ACAAGGGGTGGTCAG GCCTCCTGTCAGCAGAGCGCTGCCACAGCCGGAGAAGCTGCAGACCAACAACGTTGGCAAGAAGAAGAGACCCATTGAG GACCTGGTGTTGGAGCTGGTGTTTGGTTACCGTGGCAATGACTGCCGCAACAACGTGCACTACCTGAATGACGGGGCGGACATCATCTACCACACTGCCTCAGTTGGCATCGTGCTTAACTTGACGACCT CCTGCCAAAGTTTCTACGCAGAACATAGTGATGACATTTTGTGCCTGACAATCAATCAACATCCCAAATTTCCCAACGTGGTGGCAACAGGCCAAGTAG GTGATACTGGTGACATGTCAG CCACGTCTCCATCTATTCACGTGTGGGACGCCATGACCAAGCAGACGCTGTCGGTGCTTCGGTGCTTCCACTCCGGCGGGGTTTGTTCCGTCAGCTTTAGTGCCACAGGAAAACTCCTGCTGTCCGTAGGCCTGGACCCCGAACACACCGTAACCATCTGGAAGTGGCAGGAAG GTGCCAAAGTGGCCACCCGGGTTGGTCACACCCAGAGGATCTTTGTGGCTGAATTTCGTCCGGATTCTGACACCCACTTTGTGTCCGTGGGGATCAAGCACGTGCGTTTCTGGACGTTAGCTGGCCGAGCTTTGCTCTGCAAAAAAGGTGTGCTGAGTTCCATAGAGGATGCCCGGATGCAGACCATGCTGTCCGTAGCATTTGGCGCT aatAACTTGACATTTACAGGTACCATAagtggggatgtgtgtgtgtggaaggaacACATTCTAGTGAGAATTGTTGCCAAAGCTCATACGGGCCCTGTGTTCACCATGTACACCACACTGAGAGACGGCCTCATCGTCACCGGAGGCAAGGAAAGACC GTCAAAGGAGGGCGGTGCTCTGAAGCTCTGGGACCAGGAGCTGAAGCGCTGCAGAGCGTTTCGATTAGAAACCGGACAGGTCATAGACTGTGTTCGCTCCGTGTGCAGAGGGAAG GGGAAGATCCTCGTGGGGACCAGGAACGCGGAGATCATTGAAGTGGGCGAGAAGAATGCAGCGTGCAACATCCTGGTGAACGGACACATGGACGGGCCGATCTGGGGCTTGGGCGCCCATCCCTCCAGAGACGTGTTCCTGTCCGCGGCAGAGGACGGGACTGTCCGTCTGTGGGACATCCTGGAGAAG AAGATGCTGAATAAGGTGAACCTGGGCCACCCGGCGCGCACCATCAGCTACAGTCCCGAAGGAGACATGGTGGCCATCGGCATGAAGAACGGCGAGTTCATCATCCTGCTGGTCGCCTCGCTTAAAATCTGGGGCAAAAAAAGAGACCGGCGCTCTCCAATCCAGGATATTAG GTTCAGTCCAAATTCTCGTTACCTGGCCGTGGGCTCTACTGAGAGCGCGGTTGACTTCTACGACCTGACACTCGGACCGCAGCTGAACCGCATCAACTCCTGCAGGGACATCCCCAGCTTCGTGATGCAGATGGACTTCTCGGCCGACAGCACTTACGTCCAG ATATCCACGGGTGCGTACAAACGGCTTGTGTACGAGGTGCCATCCGGGAAGCAGGTCACAGAGCAGCCCCATATCGACAGGATCACCTGGGCCACGTGGACAAG TGTCCTCGGGGACGAGGTCGTAGGCATCTGGTCCCGCAACACTGACAAAGCAGACGTCACTTGTGCCTGTGTGTCCCACTCAGGCCTTAACATAGCCACAGGCGATGACTTTGGAATGGTGAAGCTCTTTGACTTTCCCTGTCCGGAGAAGTTT GGCAAACACAAGCGATTTCTAGGCCACTCCGCTCACTTGACTAATGTTCGCTTCACAACTGGAGACCGCTTCGTCGTCAGCTCCGGGGGAGACGACAGGAG CGTCTTTGTGTGGAGGTGTGTCCATGCCGCCCACTGA